Proteins encoded within one genomic window of Haematobia irritans isolate KBUSLIRL chromosome 5, ASM5000362v1, whole genome shotgun sequence:
- the LOC142240111 gene encoding uncharacterized protein LOC142240111, which produces MIENSTKLLFIVSALCFWNYTLGFRSFSIEIDDVQYEYNDKIMSHFSLQMYNANGRNKVNGSFSFAINMNEMQLVNWVKLKKNDGKRPTIYNVSIDLCNYFGNPVTSWNPIAAGRIKILENYIQKFPKKCPVKKNRVFRVVAMYYDEALLPPYVPIVNFTGVLALVKGGTLAYKITVDCHVERIDTKRNRQTKKT; this is translated from the exons atgattgaaaattctACGAAATTGCTGTTTATAGTCTCAGCTTTATGCTTTTGGAATTATACATTGGGATTT CGTtccttttccattgaaattgatGATGTCCAGTATGAATATAACGACAAAATTATGAGTCATTTTTCTCTACAAATGTACAACGCAAATGGCAGGAATAAAGTGAATGGCTCGTTTTCATTTGCCATCAATATGAATGAGATGCAACTCGTCAATTGGGTAAAACTTAaaaagaacgatggcaaaagacCCACCATATACAATGTTAGCATAGATTTGTGCAACTATTTTGGTAATCCTGTGACAAGTTGGAATCCCATAGCTGCGGGTAgaataaaaatattagaaaactaCATACAAAAATTCCCGAAAAAATGTCCCGTCAAAAAG AATCGAGTATTTCGCGTTGTGGCAATGTATTACGATGAAGCTCTATTACCACCCTATGTTCCAATTGTTAATTTCACTGGAGTTCTTGCTCTTGTGAAAGGAGGAACCCTTGCATATAAAATTACTGTAGACTGCCATGTGGAACGCATAGATACAAAACGTAATCGTCAGACTAAGAAAACATAG